The following nucleotide sequence is from Candidatus Palauibacter australiensis.
CCACGGACGAAGGTAGGAGTGGTCGAGGCCCGGTCCGCCGTGAACGACGACGACGGGCTCCCCGACCCCCACCGTCTGGTAGAAGAGTTCCGCCTCGAAGACGGAGAGCGAACCCGCTCGGGTCGGCGGGCCCGCTTCGGAGGCGGGAGCATCGCACCCCGCCATGAGGGCTGCGAGGACGGCAAGGCCGAAGCCGACGGGCGCGCGGGGGCCGGTCAGGATTCCCAGGCCACCGCATCGCCGAGGGCGAGGGGACCGCCCTCGATCACCATCCCGTATGCGCCACCGCGCCAGTCGGGCGCCAACGCCGCCTTCAGCCCGGGCGCCGCGTCCTCCATGCGCTCGCAGGGCAGCGTCTCGCCCCGGATGCGGATGCGGCAGCCCGCGATCCGCAGCACCCGGTTCGCCGTCTCGCAGAAGTCGACGCCCCGCACGAGCAGGTTGGCCCGGCGGGCATCCGGCGCCAGGTCGACGCCGACCTCCCCCGTCGCCGTCTCCCAGGCGTCCGCATCGAGGAGCGTCACCTGCCGGTAGCCGCCGCGGTCGACGTTCCCCTCCAGTCCCTTCCCCGCGACGAGGGTGGCTTCCGGGACCGGCTCCATGGGGCCCTTCCGCGTCGACTTGAGCCAGATCGCCTCGAGCCGCGCCGAGCCGGAGCCCGCGGACCTCGCGGTGGACTCAGCCATCGGTCACCTCCAGCGAGGAGAAGTGCAGGTTGAGGCCGTGGTTCACCCTCAGTCCCACGACGCCGTCGACGTGCTGCCCCGCTCTCGCCGTCCGGAACACCTCCTGCTCGTTCACGCCGAAGATCACGTCGTCGCCCGCGGACTCCACGAAGAGGATGTTCTTCGCCGTCGCCGCGCCCTCGCCCCGCGCCACCCAGGTGACGACCGCCTCGTGCTTCGTCCAGTCGAGGAGTGTGGATGTCTCGCCGCCGTCCCGGCGCTTCACGATCACGCTCCCGTCCGCCCGGATGAGGAGGTAGGTGTAGGCCTGGCCGTCTCCCTCCAGGTCCGCGCCGCCGATGAAGACGCCGAACCCTTCGTTCCGGCCTTCGGGGTCGAACAGAAAGACGGTCGACTCGACGCGAAAGTCGCCGTCGGCCCGGGTTTCGGGATCGTAGAAGATGCCGGCCGGCCCCGTGGTGACGTGCCAGCCGGGCGGCATCTCCTGGAGGGCTTCCACCCCGTCCCCTCCGTGGTCGGTGCGGGCGAGCCAGCCCTCGGGCGGCGGCAGCTTGTCCTCCTGGGCGGCAGCGGCGAGGGGAAGCAGGGCCAGGCCGGCGATGGCCAGACGCCACGCGGCGCCCCCGACGCGCTCCCGGCGGAAGCGCAGGTTCGAATGAGACGGCATGTTCGGCGTCACTCCGGTTTCGGGTCCGGTTCGAGGTTCCAGCCGCAGGCCGCCAGCCGCTGGCAGAAGCCGGCTGCCAAGGCCCGCGTGGGCGGCATGATAGTCACTCCGGCGGCGACTCGCAGGACTCGCAGCGCGTGAGCCGGAGCGCGACGACTTCGGGCGGCACGAGGAAGCGCACGCCGAGCCGGCTCGTCCCCACGCCGGTCGTCACGAAGAGGTGTCTTCCGTCCTCCACCACATGACCCGCCGCGTATCGGTCCCCGAAGCGGGAGGGGGTGATCCGGGGACCCACGAACGGGATGACCACCTGTCCGCCGTGCGTGTGTCCGGCCAGCGTCAGGGAGGCCCGCGCCGGCACCTCGGGGAAGATGTCCGGGTTGTGCGTGACGACGATCACGGGCTCCCCGGGACGGGCCCCGGCGAGAGCATCGTCGATCGACGGATGGCCCGTCCAGAAGTCCGCCACGCCCGCGATCCAGAGGTCGTGGCCCCGCACGCGCGCCCGCCGGCCCCGGTTGTCGAGCACGGTGATTCCCGCGCCGGAGAGCGCCTTTTCCACGCGCTCGGCCGACAGCCAGCGGTCGTGGTTGCCGAGCACCGCGAACACGCCGTGGCGGGCGTCGAGGGCGGCAAGGTCCTCGGCGATCTCCTCGGGCGGCACGAAGCGGCCGCCCACGACGTTGTCGATCGTCAGGTCGCCGGCGATGAGAACCAGGTCCGGGAGCGTTTCGTTCACCCGGCGCACGACGCGGCGCAGGTTGTCCCGGCCGTTTCGGGGCGAGCCCACGTGCAGGTCGGCGATGAGCGCGATGCGGGTC
It contains:
- a CDS encoding metallophosphoesterase is translated as MLLLLLATAALLAAWAFWWEPGRLVLRRADLEVPGWPEGEETRIALIADLHVGSPRNGRDNLRRVVRRVNETLPDLVLIAGDLTIDNVVGGRFVPPEEIAEDLAALDARHGVFAVLGNHDRWLSAERVEKALSGAGITVLDNRGRRARVRGHDLWIAGVADFWTGHPSIDDALAGARPGEPVIVVTHNPDIFPEVPARASLTLAGHTHGGQVVIPFVGPRITPSRFGDRYAAGHVVEDGRHLFVTTGVGTSRLGVRFLVPPEVVALRLTRCESCESPPE
- a CDS encoding sulfurase, whose translation is MAESTARSAGSGSARLEAIWLKSTRKGPMEPVPEATLVAGKGLEGNVDRGGYRQVTLLDADAWETATGEVGVDLAPDARRANLLVRGVDFCETANRVLRIAGCRIRIRGETLPCERMEDAAPGLKAALAPDWRGGAYGMVIEGGPLALGDAVAWES